A part of Candidatus Manganitrophaceae bacterium genomic DNA contains:
- a CDS encoding NAD(P)/FAD-dependent oxidoreductase → MQHYDIIIVGSGPAGSAAAAALARSGRSVLVLEKAKHPRHKSCGGGLSARLLRYLDEDVKEVIERNILHLSFRFKKKEAVFSSATPVAYLVARSRFDAYLVDKAREAGAEIRESCPMEDWRETPEGVEVQSRAGRETASFLVAADGAGSRVAQKVYPAWIQRRAFSLEAEIPLRTKEETVWIDLTVPRGYGWVFPKESGAAVGVADFRGKVQRPHRLYLDFIERQALLSEAQQTFPKGCTIPIHQQPVPSLVRGRVLLVGDAAGLVDPLFGEGIFYAIRSGQMAAKAISASFTGSKKTESYDEEFREAFYPDFRVAGFLAKWVYTFPALFLEMTRRHPAAMELYLDVLRGKRTYCDFWREVKWAFLQKWIPFRRTAV, encoded by the coding sequence TTGCAACATTACGATATCATCATCGTTGGTTCCGGTCCGGCCGGTTCCGCGGCTGCAGCTGCCTTGGCACGGTCGGGACGGTCAGTCTTGGTATTGGAGAAAGCAAAACATCCGCGGCACAAATCATGCGGCGGAGGACTCTCCGCACGACTTCTCCGCTATCTCGATGAAGATGTAAAAGAGGTCATTGAGCGAAACATTCTCCACCTCTCCTTCCGCTTCAAGAAAAAAGAAGCTGTCTTTTCATCGGCTACCCCTGTTGCCTACTTGGTGGCGCGTTCCCGGTTTGATGCTTACCTGGTCGACAAGGCGAGAGAGGCGGGGGCGGAAATCCGGGAGAGCTGTCCGATGGAGGATTGGCGCGAGACCCCCGAAGGAGTCGAGGTGCAAAGCCGCGCAGGCCGGGAGACCGCTTCATTTTTAGTCGCCGCCGACGGTGCAGGGAGCCGTGTGGCCCAGAAAGTCTATCCCGCTTGGATCCAACGCCGTGCCTTCTCCCTGGAAGCGGAAATTCCTCTCCGAACCAAAGAAGAGACGGTCTGGATTGATTTAACCGTCCCCAGGGGATATGGCTGGGTTTTTCCAAAAGAGTCGGGTGCGGCCGTGGGCGTTGCCGATTTCCGGGGGAAGGTTCAGAGACCGCATCGCCTCTACCTTGATTTTATTGAAAGGCAAGCACTCCTTTCGGAGGCACAGCAGACTTTCCCTAAAGGCTGCACGATCCCCATTCATCAGCAGCCGGTTCCTTCGCTGGTAAGAGGAAGGGTTCTCCTGGTTGGAGATGCCGCGGGGCTGGTCGATCCCCTCTTTGGAGAGGGCATTTTTTATGCGATCCGGAGTGGACAGATGGCTGCCAAAGCAATCAGTGCATCCTTCACGGGGAGTAAAAAAACCGAATCGTATGATGAAGAATTTCGGGAGGCCTTTTATCCTGATTTTAGGGTGGCCGGTTTTTTGGCGAAGTGGGTTTACACCTTTCCCGCTCTCTTTTTAGAAATGACGCGGCGCCATCCGGCCGCGATGGAACTCTATCTGGACGTCTTACGGGGCAAGCGGACTTATTGCGACTTTTGGAGGGAGGTGAAGTGGGCCTTTCTCCAAAAATGGATTCCGTTCAGGCGTACTGCTGTATAA
- a CDS encoding trypsin-like peptidase domain-containing protein produces the protein MWRCLFLMFLSLSSFLAFSVYAEESPRNYTFAELVKTERAAIVSIRSSRFAKEGGGPLKDFFSLPGNRLKPEVREGSLGTGFLIDSSGLILTNYHVIAPSNHLAEGILIRTADQREFPVRIIGKDPKIDVALLQIEGNAPFFSVTLGNSDQMEIGEWVVALGNPFGIEEMVTVGVVSGVGRALGTGPYDSFIQTDAAINIGNSGGPLFNIRGEVIGINTALNASTQGIGFAIPINMVRKILPALQSEGAVTRGWLGVMIQQLTTDLAKAFRLKDDQGALVSEVMKQSPAEQAGVLRGDVITEYDGKKVSQMHDLPTLVAETPVGKTVAMRVIRDGAAFQLRVKIQQLKDE, from the coding sequence ATGTGGCGCTGTCTTTTTCTCATGTTTCTCTCCCTTTCTTCTTTCTTGGCCTTTTCAGTTTATGCAGAGGAGTCTCCGCGGAACTATACCTTTGCGGAGCTGGTTAAAACCGAGCGGGCGGCGATCGTCAGCATCCGATCGTCTCGTTTTGCGAAAGAAGGGGGGGGGCCGCTCAAAGACTTCTTCTCTCTTCCCGGCAACCGATTGAAGCCCGAGGTTCGAGAGGGAAGCCTCGGAACCGGTTTTCTCATCGATTCCTCAGGTCTCATTCTCACCAATTATCACGTCATTGCTCCTTCGAACCATTTGGCCGAAGGGATCCTGATCCGCACCGCCGATCAGCGCGAATTCCCGGTGCGAATTATCGGAAAAGATCCAAAGATCGATGTGGCGCTGCTTCAGATTGAGGGGAACGCTCCTTTCTTTTCGGTGACCCTGGGCAATTCCGATCAGATGGAAATCGGAGAGTGGGTGGTCGCCCTCGGAAATCCATTCGGTATCGAAGAGATGGTCACAGTCGGGGTGGTGAGCGGAGTCGGCCGCGCGCTCGGTACCGGCCCCTATGACAGCTTTATTCAGACCGACGCAGCAATCAATATCGGAAATTCTGGCGGCCCCCTCTTCAATATCCGGGGAGAGGTGATCGGGATCAACACGGCCTTGAATGCTTCGACACAGGGGATCGGCTTTGCCATTCCGATCAATATGGTCCGAAAAATTCTGCCCGCCCTGCAGAGTGAAGGAGCGGTTACCCGTGGCTGGCTGGGAGTGATGATTCAGCAGCTGACAACCGACCTTGCGAAAGCTTTTAGATTAAAAGATGATCAGGGCGCCTTGGTCTCGGAAGTGATGAAGCAGAGTCCTGCCGAGCAGGCCGGCGTCTTGCGGGGAGATGTCATTACCGAATACGACGGGAAAAAAGTGAGCCAGATGCATGATCTGCCGACCCTTGTTGCGGAAACTCCGGTCGGTAAGACGGTTGCTATGCGGGTGATCCGTGACGGCGCGGCGTTTCAGCTGCGGGTCAAGATTCAGCAGTTGAAAGATGAGTAA
- a CDS encoding cytochrome c biogenesis protein CcdA encodes MQGAENISLFIAFSAGLLSFVSPCVLPVIPSYISYITGLSLEELTASEGKSRAREVAIKNSLMFIGGFSFIFILLGASATLIGRFFLIYQSAIRQIGGLLIIFFGLYIMGLIKPALLMRDARFHFQSKPAGYLGSFLVGMAFGAGWTPCVGPILGSILLYASASGSVATGILLLTAYSFGLGLPLFLSSLGVQSFLAYFKKTARYMRWISATSGVFLVAVGFLIFTNSLTRLTSFFSQIGIGWSIGQ; translated from the coding sequence ATGCAGGGAGCGGAGAATATCTCACTCTTTATTGCCTTTTCGGCGGGGCTCCTCTCGTTTGTCTCCCCTTGTGTGTTGCCGGTGATTCCCTCCTACATTTCCTACATCACAGGGCTTTCCCTGGAGGAGCTGACCGCTTCGGAAGGGAAATCGCGGGCACGGGAAGTGGCGATCAAGAATTCCTTGATGTTCATCGGGGGGTTTTCTTTTATCTTCATCCTTCTCGGCGCTTCCGCGACACTCATCGGACGGTTTTTCCTGATCTATCAGTCGGCCATTCGACAGATCGGCGGTCTGCTGATTATTTTCTTCGGACTTTATATTATGGGGCTGATCAAACCGGCCCTTCTGATGCGGGATGCCCGGTTTCACTTCCAAAGCAAACCGGCCGGCTATCTCGGTTCTTTCTTAGTCGGAATGGCTTTCGGCGCCGGCTGGACCCCCTGCGTCGGTCCGATCCTTGGATCGATTCTTCTCTATGCGAGCGCCTCCGGCTCGGTTGCGACCGGGATTCTCTTACTGACGGCCTATTCATTCGGACTCGGTCTTCCGTTGTTTCTCTCTTCCCTCGGTGTTCAATCTTTTCTCGCTTATTTTAAGAAAACAGCCCGGTATATGCGGTGGATCTCCGCAACCAGCGGGGTCTTTCTGGTGGCCGTCGGCTTCCTTATCTTCACGAACTCCTTGACCCGCTTAACCTCATTTTTCTCCCAGATCGGCATCGGCTGGTCGATCGGACAGTAA
- a CDS encoding TlpA family protein disulfide reductase — protein sequence MIGPIKRALAVFLFLSLSIACSRKEGGEGKRPLALETGVDVGLLAPDFMTKNLRGGSASLSQYRGKVVLINFWATWCGPCKMEMPSMEALYRSYPRNDFEILAVSIDTMGEPPVRLFVEDFGFTFPVLMDNEFEINDRFQVRVVPTSILIDRKGVVADRFLGAKDWNSKESRSVIEKLIQVKS from the coding sequence ATGATCGGTCCGATCAAGAGAGCGCTGGCGGTCTTCCTCTTTCTCTCCTTATCGATTGCCTGTTCGAGGAAGGAGGGCGGAGAGGGGAAGCGTCCCCTCGCGCTGGAAACCGGTGTCGATGTCGGACTGCTCGCCCCCGATTTTATGACGAAGAATCTCCGTGGAGGATCGGCCTCGCTCTCGCAGTACCGGGGCAAGGTCGTTCTGATTAACTTCTGGGCGACTTGGTGCGGTCCGTGCAAGATGGAGATGCCGTCGATGGAGGCGCTCTATCGAAGCTACCCCCGGAATGATTTTGAAATTTTGGCCGTGTCGATCGACACAATGGGTGAGCCGCCGGTCCGGCTCTTTGTGGAAGATTTCGGTTTTACATTTCCGGTATTAATGGACAATGAGTTTGAGATCAATGATCGATTTCAGGTCCGTGTTGTTCCGACCAGCATCCTCATCGACCGGAAGGGGGTTGTGGCGGATCGGTTCCTCGGCGCGAAAGATTGGAACAGTAAAGAGAGCCGGAGCGTGATCGAAAAGCTTATTCAGGTGAAGAGTTAG
- a CDS encoding tetratricopeptide repeat protein, producing MFPFSAGLMLMAVTLVLLYPLWRRSRAALIVGDEAALDEERVDLQIEKESLMHTLSDLEIDFARSKMAAAEYGRLKLGHEHRLAQVLDRLDALSGIGLVPPKLKKSKPVSGGPGPLWIGVLGVAVVAGAVGMHQLVQWKLERQQVAAAGEAAAGMPPVNPVEMVARLEERLKKNPNDLQGQLMAGRSYMALERWPDAEKAWRKAVELDERSHAAHYGLAEVLIRTADPNNREVYQEALSHLDKALINVPQDASILWAKGVVLVHLERYQEADEVWTEAYKYIPPGTESADFVKQALQSLRSGRAPLF from the coding sequence ATGTTTCCTTTTTCCGCCGGGTTGATGTTGATGGCGGTGACCTTGGTTCTGCTTTATCCGCTATGGCGCCGATCGCGAGCGGCATTAATCGTCGGTGACGAAGCGGCTTTGGATGAAGAACGGGTCGATCTCCAGATCGAGAAGGAGAGCCTTATGCATACCCTCTCGGATTTAGAAATTGATTTCGCCCGATCAAAAATGGCCGCGGCCGAGTATGGCCGTCTCAAGCTCGGGCATGAACACCGGCTGGCTCAGGTGCTCGATCGTCTCGATGCTTTATCGGGGATTGGTCTGGTCCCACCCAAATTAAAGAAGTCTAAACCGGTTTCGGGTGGCCCGGGGCCCCTCTGGATCGGTGTCCTGGGTGTGGCGGTGGTTGCAGGGGCGGTCGGCATGCATCAGCTCGTTCAGTGGAAATTGGAGCGCCAACAGGTGGCTGCCGCTGGAGAAGCGGCAGCCGGCATGCCTCCGGTCAATCCGGTTGAAATGGTGGCGCGGCTGGAAGAGCGTCTAAAGAAAAACCCAAACGATCTCCAGGGCCAATTGATGGCAGGTCGATCCTATATGGCGCTTGAGCGGTGGCCGGATGCGGAAAAAGCATGGCGCAAAGCGGTTGAATTGGATGAGCGAAGCCATGCCGCCCATTATGGGCTTGCCGAGGTTTTGATCCGGACGGCCGATCCGAACAATCGCGAGGTCTATCAAGAAGCATTGAGCCATCTCGATAAAGCATTGATCAATGTTCCACAAGATGCATCGATCCTCTGGGCAAAGGGGGTGGTGTTGGTTCACTTGGAGCGGTACCAAGAGGCGGATGAAGTATGGACCGAGGCATATAAATATATTCCTCCCGGAACGGAGAGCGCCGATTTCGTTAAACAGGCATTGCAGAGCCTCCGCTCAGGCCGGGCACCTTTATTCTAG
- a CDS encoding cytochrome c-type biogenesis protein CcmH translates to MIKYWILIPVLLILFSSFSTAQTLTDDQLQVRVKEVAKTLRCAVCQSESVWESNAELAIQMRDIIRERLVQGQSPDEIRAYFVSRYGDFILLQPRTFVGMNWLLWGGPFLLLILGGTFLFRTLRKWVAQTAPPPPEDLSPLDERSRKRVEQALRSFESDK, encoded by the coding sequence ATGATAAAGTATTGGATTCTCATTCCCGTTCTCCTTATTCTTTTCTCCTCGTTTTCAACGGCCCAAACGCTTACGGATGATCAACTCCAAGTTCGTGTAAAAGAGGTGGCGAAAACCCTTCGCTGTGCCGTCTGCCAGTCCGAGTCGGTCTGGGAGTCGAATGCGGAGCTGGCCATTCAGATGCGAGACATCATCCGGGAGCGGCTGGTCCAGGGGCAATCGCCCGATGAGATCCGCGCTTATTTTGTCAGCCGTTACGGCGATTTCATTCTGCTGCAGCCGAGGACGTTTGTCGGCATGAACTGGCTCCTCTGGGGCGGGCCGTTTCTGCTGTTGATCCTCGGTGGCACCTTCTTGTTCCGGACCTTGCGGAAGTGGGTGGCGCAAACTGCTCCTCCTCCGCCGGAGGATCTCTCCCCCCTCGATGAGCGCAGCAGAAAGCGTGTCGAGCAGGCGCTTCGCTCTTTCGAATCTGACAAATAA
- a CDS encoding redoxin domain-containing protein encodes MAETKSPSVGIRSWQVVLLAVIFGLIVLFYKGLWGNPSYIPPVLVGTAAPEITAPDLYQPKEVSLSQFRGKVVVLNFWASWCQECKLEHQNLLAVQKHFAQNPNFVMLGVNYQDKEDLARQYLQEHGNNFNHIRDAKGRISIDYGVYGVPETFVIDQNGVIRHKLIGPIMGDNYTFLIEQMVEPLLNGTATAS; translated from the coding sequence ATGGCTGAAACCAAATCTCCCTCGGTTGGCATTCGGAGTTGGCAGGTTGTACTGCTCGCTGTCATTTTCGGTTTGATTGTCCTTTTTTATAAAGGGCTCTGGGGAAATCCATCTTACATTCCGCCGGTTCTGGTCGGGACCGCCGCGCCGGAGATCACGGCGCCCGATCTCTATCAGCCGAAGGAGGTCTCGCTCTCTCAATTTCGCGGGAAGGTGGTGGTTCTCAATTTTTGGGCCTCCTGGTGCCAGGAGTGTAAGCTCGAGCACCAAAATCTCCTTGCCGTCCAAAAGCATTTTGCGCAGAACCCAAACTTTGTGATGCTCGGCGTCAATTATCAAGACAAGGAAGACCTGGCGCGCCAATATCTTCAGGAGCATGGCAATAATTTTAATCATATCCGGGATGCGAAGGGGAGGATCTCAATCGATTATGGCGTCTACGGCGTCCCGGAGACCTTCGTGATCGATCAGAACGGAGTAATCCGGCACAAACTGATCGGGCCGATTATGGGTGATAACTATACCTTCCTGATTGAGCAAATGGTCGAGCCTTTATTAAATGGAACGGCAACCGCATCATGA
- a CDS encoding heme lyase CcmF/NrfE family subunit — MIIELGHFAVITALILAAVGIASPIVGLKRREAVWVEVGRQAVTLNFVLISIGMLAMEYSYLTQDYSVKYVYATSNSKLPIFYKVAGLWGGHEGSLLLWSWILSFFCMLAARIHWKTQPAVMPYLIAMQSTVMSGFLLLILFLSNPFERIFPIPLDGRDLNPLLQDPAMVMHPPFLYLGYVGLSIPFSFAMAALFSGRLGEEWIKATQRWTLMAWLCLTIGILMGGYWAYYELGWGGYWGWDPVENAAFMPWLVATAFLHSVMVQETRKMFKVWNLFLIILAFSLSLIGTFLVRSGILSSVHSFAADPGRGVFILGFLSFMLLLSFGTLIFRSAKLKSQIEMDSVISREAIFLFNNLFFLVAMVTVFIGTLYPLLTEALQFKKVSVGPPYYNTVFMPVALGLVFLMGIGPYIPWRKASIQSLKGLFLIPGLIALGGLAFFLIAGIRHSYALAGLTVVCFVAAVIFLDFAKLSVFWAKREQVSSLQGFLTAYKKNPRRLAGILTHIGVLVMIVGIIFSTIYQTEKVLIMKPGEETGLGAYRIKLIRLYGAEGVNWEGQEALFNVYKGETLLTQLRPQKRFYTVSQTPTTETAIHQIYTGHIFLTIPEVAPDGSWARVRALHNPLVLWVWYGGGIMGIGVILNILRGSRMKLSALHPEPALSEAPVSLPRPAREEVLHRSNRWQAFLNAVWPGRKEV, encoded by the coding sequence ATGATCATCGAGCTTGGCCATTTCGCCGTCATTACCGCGCTGATTCTTGCGGCGGTCGGGATTGCCTCTCCCATCGTCGGATTGAAGCGGCGTGAGGCGGTTTGGGTCGAAGTGGGCCGTCAGGCGGTCACGCTGAATTTCGTCCTCATCTCGATCGGGATGTTGGCGATGGAATACTCCTATTTGACCCAGGACTATTCTGTAAAGTATGTCTATGCCACTTCCAACAGCAAGCTTCCGATCTTTTATAAGGTGGCGGGTCTTTGGGGGGGGCATGAGGGCTCCCTCCTTCTTTGGTCCTGGATTCTGTCGTTCTTCTGCATGCTGGCAGCTCGAATTCACTGGAAAACACAGCCGGCGGTGATGCCTTATTTGATCGCCATGCAGTCGACGGTGATGAGCGGATTTCTGCTCCTCATCCTCTTTCTCTCCAACCCTTTCGAGAGGATCTTCCCGATTCCGCTGGATGGAAGGGATCTCAATCCCCTTCTACAAGATCCTGCGATGGTGATGCACCCCCCCTTCCTCTACCTCGGCTATGTGGGGCTGTCGATCCCATTTTCATTTGCAATGGCCGCTCTTTTTTCAGGGCGCTTGGGAGAAGAATGGATTAAGGCGACGCAGCGGTGGACGCTGATGGCGTGGCTCTGCTTGACGATTGGAATTCTGATGGGGGGCTACTGGGCTTATTATGAGCTCGGCTGGGGCGGCTATTGGGGATGGGATCCGGTCGAAAATGCCGCCTTCATGCCTTGGCTCGTCGCCACCGCCTTTCTTCATTCGGTGATGGTGCAGGAAACAAGGAAGATGTTCAAGGTTTGGAATCTCTTTCTCATCATCCTGGCCTTCTCCCTCTCTCTCATCGGAACGTTCCTGGTCCGAAGCGGCATTCTTTCCTCGGTCCATTCCTTTGCCGCCGACCCAGGCCGGGGTGTTTTCATCCTCGGATTTCTTTCCTTCATGTTGCTCCTTTCTTTTGGAACGCTGATCTTTCGATCTGCCAAGCTGAAGAGTCAGATTGAGATGGATTCGGTGATCTCCCGGGAGGCGATTTTCCTCTTCAACAATCTTTTCTTCCTGGTCGCCATGGTCACCGTCTTCATCGGGACCCTCTATCCTCTGCTGACGGAAGCGCTGCAATTCAAAAAGGTCTCAGTGGGGCCTCCTTATTACAACACCGTTTTCATGCCGGTGGCGCTCGGTCTCGTCTTTCTGATGGGGATTGGGCCTTATATCCCGTGGCGGAAGGCATCGATTCAGAGCTTGAAGGGGCTCTTCTTAATACCGGGGTTGATTGCCTTAGGAGGTCTGGCCTTTTTTTTGATCGCCGGCATTCGGCACAGTTATGCTTTGGCCGGGTTAACCGTGGTCTGCTTCGTCGCCGCCGTGATCTTTCTCGATTTTGCCAAGCTCTCCGTTTTCTGGGCGAAGCGGGAGCAGGTCAGTTCGCTTCAAGGATTTTTAACCGCTTATAAAAAGAATCCGAGGCGGCTTGCGGGGATTCTCACGCATATTGGTGTGCTGGTGATGATCGTCGGAATTATCTTCTCTACCATCTATCAAACTGAAAAAGTATTGATCATGAAGCCCGGGGAAGAGACGGGGCTCGGCGCCTACCGAATCAAATTGATTCGGCTTTACGGCGCAGAGGGGGTAAACTGGGAAGGCCAAGAGGCCCTCTTTAATGTCTATAAGGGAGAGACCCTTCTCACTCAGCTTCGTCCTCAAAAGCGTTTTTACACTGTCTCACAGACGCCGACCACTGAGACCGCCATTCACCAAATCTACACGGGACATATTTTTCTGACGATTCCTGAAGTGGCACCCGACGGCAGTTGGGCACGGGTACGCGCCCTGCATAATCCGTTGGTGCTGTGGGTCTGGTATGGGGGGGGGATCATGGGGATCGGTGTGATCTTAAATATCCTCCGAGGCTCGCGGATGAAGTTATCAGCACTCCACCCGGAGCCCGCTCTTTCTGAAGCGCCGGTTTCTCTGCCGCGGCCAGCCCGGGAGGAGGTGCTTCATCGGTCGAATCGATGGCAGGCCTTTCTCAACGCCGTCTGGCCGGGGAGAAAAGAGGTATGA
- the ccmE gene encoding cytochrome c maturation protein CcmE, whose translation MKGGKKTAIIISILIVVGGVGYLVFGNFGKNLIYFVTPSEVVTFAPDHYGKKVRVAGLVVKNSLKVVPNTLQLTFDLTDGAEKIPVAFEGVPPDLFKEGQGAVVEGFWDADRTFHSQMIMAKHSEDYMPVEMKKAGGALPKKDFFKTLKVD comes from the coding sequence TTGAAAGGCGGTAAGAAAACAGCGATCATCATCAGCATCCTGATCGTCGTCGGTGGGGTCGGATACCTGGTCTTCGGCAATTTCGGTAAAAATCTGATCTATTTTGTCACCCCCTCCGAGGTGGTCACCTTTGCTCCCGATCATTATGGCAAGAAGGTTCGGGTGGCCGGACTGGTGGTGAAGAATAGCCTGAAAGTGGTCCCGAATACCTTGCAGTTGACGTTCGATCTGACCGATGGGGCTGAGAAGATCCCGGTTGCTTTTGAAGGGGTGCCGCCCGATCTCTTTAAAGAAGGACAAGGGGCCGTTGTCGAAGGATTCTGGGATGCCGATCGGACCTTTCATTCCCAAATGATTATGGCGAAGCACTCGGAAGATTACATGCCGGTCGAAATGAAGAAGGCCGGTGGAGCGCTCCCGAAGAAGGACTTCTTCAAGACCTTGAAAGTCGATTAA
- a CDS encoding cytochrome c maturation protein CcmE has translation MKWFYIRWGGVLIVAATIGIFGIQRYNRDVTAISPDRLLREQPTQMVRVLGMVEAGSVIKEAEGKPIGFQLSGEGAKIGVQYQGEEAENLRDLKTVVVVGKWNSTTQTFESEKLALVPNYGFVTAAYLISLLPMGLFLFNMERKVALLYILIKEEKVYQPEQLAEEQLERR, from the coding sequence ATGAAATGGTTTTACATCCGGTGGGGAGGTGTCCTGATTGTTGCAGCCACCATCGGGATCTTTGGAATTCAGCGATACAATCGGGACGTCACGGCGATTTCTCCGGATCGGCTTCTTCGCGAGCAGCCGACACAGATGGTCCGGGTCCTGGGAATGGTGGAAGCCGGGAGTGTGATCAAAGAGGCCGAAGGGAAGCCGATCGGGTTTCAGCTCTCTGGGGAGGGGGCGAAGATCGGTGTCCAATACCAGGGAGAAGAGGCCGAGAACCTGAGAGATTTAAAAACCGTGGTGGTGGTCGGAAAATGGAATTCAACCACGCAAACCTTCGAATCGGAAAAACTTGCGCTCGTGCCGAATTATGGGTTTGTGACGGCGGCATATCTGATCTCATTGCTTCCGATGGGGCTTTTCCTTTTTAATATGGAACGGAAAGTCGCATTGTTATATATTCTTATTAAAGAGGAAAAGGTCTATCAGCCGGAGCAGCTGGCGGAGGAGCAACTTGAAAGGCGGTAA
- the ccsA gene encoding cytochrome c biogenesis protein CcsA, which yields MIVSRLIARLQRYEGWFGVAAGLLIMVGLYMGLVTSSPDYYQGEVVRIMYIHVPAAQSAMFAYTVLFGGSVWYLWKRDPIVDNMSHAAAGIGVFFTLVALITGSIWAKPTWNTWWTWDPRLISFAIMLLILVGYLMLRTFLEDKEKEATYAAIIAIIGFVDLPIIHFSVEWWRTLHQPLSISTRGVSIARDMLIPLLLMSVGFYLLFAYMLMVRTQMLYLQHLLEAKRGRMLSKVHL from the coding sequence ATGATTGTCAGTCGTCTCATTGCAAGGCTTCAACGCTACGAAGGATGGTTCGGTGTCGCCGCCGGGCTTCTGATCATGGTCGGCCTCTACATGGGTCTGGTCACCTCGTCGCCCGATTATTACCAGGGAGAGGTGGTCCGAATCATGTATATTCATGTCCCCGCCGCACAGAGTGCCATGTTCGCCTATACCGTCCTCTTCGGCGGGAGCGTTTGGTATCTCTGGAAGCGCGATCCGATCGTCGATAATATGTCCCACGCGGCGGCCGGGATTGGCGTTTTCTTTACGCTCGTGGCGCTCATTACCGGCTCGATTTGGGCAAAGCCGACCTGGAATACCTGGTGGACATGGGATCCCCGGTTGATCTCCTTCGCCATTATGCTCCTGATCTTGGTTGGATATTTAATGCTTCGAACGTTCCTGGAAGATAAGGAGAAGGAGGCGACCTATGCCGCCATCATTGCCATTATCGGTTTTGTCGACCTGCCGATCATCCATTTTTCGGTCGAATGGTGGCGGACGCTACACCAGCCTCTCTCTATTTCGACCCGGGGGGTCAGCATCGCACGCGACATGCTGATTCCGCTGCTTTTGATGTCGGTCGGGTTTTATCTTCTGTTTGCTTATATGCTGATGGTCCGGACGCAGATGCTCTATCTTCAACACCTGCTCGAAGCAAAACGGGGACGGATGCTCAGCAAAGTTCATCTATGA
- a CDS encoding heme exporter protein CcmB produces the protein MIQWIAWKDLLSELRSRENISSMFFFALIVILIFSFSFSMDAKSSRELMPGIIWIAFGFTGIIGLGKSFLAEVHNDCMEYFQMLPVPKGAIYLGKFAGNALFMLIVEIILFPMFILFFNLDVLEKTPMILLISLAATIGLSALGTLFSALTVQIRAREVMFPILLLPLAVPIFIGAVEATRGVFNGDPLPLYLDWIKLLIVFDLIFVTISFWVFEFILDY, from the coding sequence GTGATTCAATGGATTGCATGGAAGGATCTATTAAGCGAGCTCCGCAGCCGTGAAAACATCTCTTCCATGTTCTTTTTTGCGCTGATTGTGATCTTGATTTTTAGCTTCAGCTTCTCGATGGATGCAAAGAGCAGCCGTGAACTGATGCCCGGGATTATCTGGATTGCGTTCGGGTTCACCGGGATTATTGGATTAGGGAAATCTTTCTTGGCCGAAGTACATAACGACTGCATGGAATATTTCCAGATGCTTCCGGTGCCCAAGGGTGCGATTTACCTTGGAAAGTTTGCCGGTAATGCCCTTTTCATGTTAATTGTGGAAATCATCCTCTTTCCGATGTTTATCCTCTTCTTCAACCTGGATGTACTTGAAAAGACGCCGATGATTCTGCTAATATCTCTGGCGGCGACGATCGGACTTTCGGCATTAGGCACCCTTTTTTCCGCCCTGACGGTTCAGATCCGAGCAAGGGAGGTGATGTTTCCAATTCTCCTCTTGCCGCTGGCCGTGCCGATTTTTATCGGCGCGGTTGAAGCGACGCGCGGCGTATTCAACGGCGATCCCCTTCCGCTCTATCTTGATTGGATCAAATTGCTGATCGTCTTCGACCTCATTTTTGTGACCATTTCTTTTTGGGTATTTGAATTTATCCTGGATTATTAA